GCGGTGCTCCCCGCTCCCCGAATCTCccagtcgccgccgccgccgtcgccaccgtGCAATCAAACCATGCAGGCGGCAGCACTTGCGTCGACTCCGGCCAtcttctcctccgcctccgGGCGACCCCGCCTCAGCGCGGCTCCGGCCTTCTTCTCCTCGACCTCCGGGCGGCCCCGCCGCGGCTTTCGCGCCGCCGTCCGGTGCGaggtcgcctcctcctccgcgccgtCGGCGGCTGGTCCcctggctgcccggtgggcccagAGGACCGTCGTCATCCCGCCGCAGCGCCGCGGCTGCCACCTCATCACCCCAAAGGTGCCTCCGGCCTGCACGCCCCGCCCTTTCGTCCCACAGCTTTGAGTTGTCTGTTGGGTTGGGTGCGGTGATGATGCTGTTCTTATTGTTATTTCTCATCTGTTGCAGATTATAAACGAGATAAGGAATGACCTGGCCGAGTTCAAGTGCGGCCTGGCGCATCTGTTCTGTATGTATTGTACTATATGTATTCATAACTGATGcaattttgtgttttttgtgcatatctatcttgtgtaCGGTAGCTTTGTTTGATCAGTGATTGAAGATCCATGGTTGTTTagttataataatataattatgtTTGGTGAGACTTTTTTTCCCGAACAATAGGTGAGACTTATAATCGGTGACACTGACTAATTTTGTCCATAAGATGTGTGGTGCTGTTGAAGGATAAAGCTAGTG
The sequence above is drawn from the Phragmites australis chromosome 10, lpPhrAust1.1, whole genome shotgun sequence genome and encodes:
- the LOC133883470 gene encoding uncharacterized protein LOC133883470 produces the protein MQAAALASTPAIFSSASGRPRLSAAPAFFSSTSGRPRRGFRAAVRCEVASSSAPSAAGPLAARWAQRTVVIPPQRRGCHLITPKIINEIRNDLAEFKCGLAHLFLQHTSASLTINENYDSDVQADTETFLSRIVPEGPSAPWRHTIEGPDDMPAHIKSSMFGCALTIPITDGRLNMGTWQGIWLCEHRDYATPRKIVITLSGI